A stretch of the Planktothricoides raciborskii GIHE-MW2 genome encodes the following:
- the recJ gene encoding single-stranded-DNA-specific exonuclease RecJ: protein MMSKLIEQKQLSKKRLPNHRWQIYSENPHLARELAKTTNLPPVLAQVLINRGIETPEGAEEFINPDSLVLPPPIAEFPDLAKSVDLLHCSIASGQKIAICGDYDADGMTSTALLLRALRSLGARVDYAIPSRMKDGYGINVRIVEEFYQEGVSLILTVDNGISAVEPVKRARELGLDVIVTDHHEVPKEIPPATAILNPKLIREESPYRGVAGVGVAYILAVSLAQAMGKAQPLIKPMRELLTLGTIADLAPLTGVNRRWVKWGLRQLPKSELAGIQALIQVSGADGNGAGSKAMKPDEIGFRLGPRINAIGRIGDPQIIIELLTTDDMAVALERAMQCEAINQTRQQMCQDIEFEAIALIEEQQIDLKRDRVLVLLQPAWCEKPLWHHGVIGIVASRLVERYGVPVFICTYEDSERKQVRGSARGIPEFDVFEALQFCHNLLHKYGGHRAAGGFSLAAKLVPDFHACLRMFANRCLDLNHLKPLIEIDSRLDFEQINLDLYRQIDALEPCGIENPAPVFWTPNVQVLEQRIVGKGHIKLTLTTEQSYGEMKAIAWRWGDYFPLPPVVDVAYKLKENTWNGQTNVEIELISVRCREADPSRQSPQELTPFTTESPSLPKGATSAPYSLKILDPKPPSVGIQPSWLTGQVIEHLLPKLQGKILWYGANKPEIPPEVIAASGNRCQIICDRPTEICESFLFWTLPPSGSHLLWLLAKGKPCYVYIYNHVPQLPTADQLRSRLQAYIQEFPHEPLNLLQIGQRWWVAPSTLIATLRELGHPCPDFAKTGSLEQELERLRRWYRFTPAKLAQIAW from the coding sequence ATGATGTCAAAACTCATAGAGCAAAAACAATTGTCGAAAAAACGTTTACCCAATCATCGCTGGCAAATTTACTCAGAAAACCCGCATTTAGCCAGAGAATTGGCAAAAACGACGAATTTACCCCCTGTGTTGGCACAGGTGTTAATTAATCGAGGGATAGAAACCCCAGAAGGCGCTGAAGAATTTATTAATCCAGATTCTCTGGTGTTGCCGCCACCGATCGCCGAATTTCCTGATTTAGCCAAGTCGGTGGATTTGTTGCATTGCAGCATCGCCTCTGGGCAAAAAATCGCCATTTGCGGGGACTATGATGCCGATGGCATGACCAGCACTGCTTTACTGCTGCGGGCATTGCGGAGTCTGGGGGCTAGGGTGGATTACGCCATTCCCAGTCGGATGAAAGACGGCTATGGGATTAATGTGCGGATTGTGGAAGAGTTCTACCAGGAAGGTGTGAGCCTAATTTTGACCGTGGATAACGGCATTTCGGCGGTAGAACCTGTCAAACGCGCCCGGGAATTGGGCTTAGATGTGATCGTCACCGATCACCACGAAGTCCCCAAAGAAATTCCCCCCGCTACGGCAATTCTCAACCCCAAACTGATTAGAGAAGAGTCTCCTTATCGCGGGGTCGCGGGGGTGGGCGTGGCCTATATTTTAGCCGTGTCTTTGGCGCAAGCAATGGGAAAAGCCCAACCGCTGATTAAACCCATGCGGGAGTTGCTAACTCTGGGGACGATCGCGGACTTAGCGCCCTTGACCGGGGTCAACCGTCGCTGGGTGAAGTGGGGGTTACGACAATTACCCAAGTCTGAGTTAGCGGGAATCCAAGCCTTAATCCAAGTTTCTGGGGCTGATGGCAATGGGGCTGGATCGAAAGCGATGAAACCCGATGAAATTGGCTTTCGCCTTGGCCCGCGCATTAATGCGATCGGACGCATTGGCGATCCGCAAATCATCATTGAACTGCTGACCACGGATGATATGGCTGTGGCCCTGGAACGGGCGATGCAATGTGAGGCGATTAATCAGACGCGGCAGCAAATGTGTCAGGATATCGAATTTGAGGCGATCGCCCTGATAGAAGAACAGCAAATTGACTTAAAGCGCGACCGTGTATTGGTGTTGCTGCAACCGGCTTGGTGTGAAAAACCCTTATGGCATCATGGGGTGATTGGCATTGTGGCTTCTCGCTTAGTCGAACGCTACGGAGTGCCGGTGTTTATCTGCACCTATGAAGACTCAGAACGCAAGCAGGTTCGCGGGTCTGCCAGAGGTATTCCCGAATTTGATGTTTTTGAAGCCTTACAATTTTGTCACAATCTGCTCCATAAATATGGCGGTCATCGGGCAGCGGGGGGTTTTTCCCTGGCCGCCAAATTGGTGCCGGATTTTCACGCTTGCCTGCGGATGTTTGCCAACCGTTGCTTAGACCTGAATCACTTGAAGCCTTTGATAGAAATTGATTCCCGCTTGGACTTTGAGCAAATTAATTTAGACTTGTATCGGCAGATCGACGCCTTAGAACCTTGCGGAATTGAAAACCCCGCCCCGGTCTTTTGGACTCCCAACGTCCAAGTCCTAGAGCAAAGAATAGTCGGCAAAGGACATATTAAGCTGACTTTAACCACGGAACAGTCATATGGTGAGATGAAGGCGATCGCCTGGCGATGGGGAGATTATTTTCCCTTGCCCCCAGTCGTGGATGTGGCTTATAAACTTAAAGAAAATACCTGGAATGGTCAGACCAACGTTGAGATCGAACTGATTAGTGTGCGCTGCCGCGAAGCGGATCCGTCCAGACAATCGCCCCAAGAGTTAACCCCATTTACCACGGAATCTCCTAGTTTACCCAAGGGAGCAACTTCTGCACCGTATTCGTTAAAGATTTTGGATCCCAAACCGCCGTCCGTTGGCATACAACCTTCCTGGTTAACCGGACAGGTGATCGAGCATTTATTGCCCAAACTACAAGGCAAAATTTTATGGTATGGGGCGAATAAACCAGAGATTCCCCCAGAAGTAATTGCCGCATCTGGCAATCGTTGTCAGATTATCTGCGATCGCCCCACGGAAATTTGTGAGAGTTTCCTCTTCTGGACTTTACCCCCTTCTGGCAGCCATCTCTTATGGCTCCTCGCCAAAGGGAAACCCTGTTACGTCTATATATATAACCATGTCCCCCAGTTGCCTACCGCCGATCAACTGCGATCGCGCTTGCAAGCATACATCCAAGAATTTCCCCATGAACCCCTCAACCTCCTGCAAATTGGGCAACGGTGGTGGGTTGCCCCCAGCACCCTCATCGCCACCTTGCGAGAATTAGGTCATCCTTGTCCCGACTTTGCCAAAACCGGCAGCCTCGAACAAGAGCTCGAACGGCTACGTCGTTGGTATCGGTTCACTCCTGCCAAATTAGCCCAAATTGCTTGGTAA
- a CDS encoding peroxiredoxin, translating to MVWLNFVPAAAALGGTQPTIGEPAPAFTLPTNSGDGEISLRDYRGQWLVVYFYPKDFTSGCTLEARKFQQDLPKYIEINTQILGISADDVDSHAKFCDAEGLKFPLLADTDGAVSKAYGSWLSPYSLRHTYIIDPNGILREKFLGVRPPIHSQEVLDRLDELQVL from the coding sequence ATGGTATGGTTAAACTTTGTCCCTGCGGCGGCAGCCCTCGGTGGAACACAACCGACTATTGGCGAACCGGCGCCCGCATTCACCCTACCCACGAATAGCGGTGATGGGGAAATTTCTCTCAGGGACTATCGGGGTCAGTGGTTGGTTGTCTATTTTTACCCCAAAGATTTCACCTCTGGCTGCACTCTTGAAGCCCGAAAGTTTCAACAAGACTTGCCGAAATATATCGAAATAAATACCCAAATTTTGGGGATTAGCGCCGATGATGTAGACTCTCATGCGAAATTTTGCGATGCGGAAGGTTTAAAATTTCCGTTGTTAGCAGATACCGATGGGGCAGTTAGTAAAGCTTACGGTTCTTGGTTGTCCCCTTATTCTTTACGTCACACTTATATTATTGACCCCAATGGCATTTTGCGGGAGAAATTTTTAGGGGTCAGACCGCCGATTCACAGTCAAGAAGTTTTGGATCGTTTGGATGAGTTACAAGTTTTGTAA
- the psb30 gene encoding photosystem II reaction center protein Ycf12/Psb30 — MDAIFDFFGNLNYEVIAQLTLVAMIMLSGPIVIFLLALRGGDM; from the coding sequence ATGGACGCTATCTTTGATTTTTTCGGCAACCTGAATTACGAGGTGATTGCTCAGTTGACTTTGGTGGCTATGATTATGCTTTCTGGCCCGATTGTGATTTTCTTGCTGGCGCTTCGCGGTGGCGATATGTAA